DNA sequence from the Armigeres subalbatus isolate Guangzhou_Male chromosome 1, GZ_Asu_2, whole genome shotgun sequence genome:
TCGCATAATTGTATCGATACTTCTAAATATCGAATAAAAAGTAACGATATCTACTAGTATCATATGAGTACTCATCTTAatcttgaattggatttggattgggtttggatttgattgaatttttgacTTGTGTAGGTTTTGAACCAAAATTTAATTGCTTtcaattgcatttggattgcattttgattagattttgattgcacgtggattatatttggattaaatttaaaatggatttggattgtgctTAGATTAGATTGGATAGGGATTTAGATAGGATTGAAATTTCATTTTAATGGGTTAAAGCTTTTGAAATGGTTCGAGGACAGCTTTTGACACTGGCTAGTCTGCCACATGTTATATAAAATTAACAGTTGATTCGGGCCCTCACTGAGAAAATTCCCCATCTTCCGCCACCAAAGGTGGATAACTTTGAGAGTATCAGCGACTTCGGAATGGCCGTCGACAACcttgtagaacatttgaagacTGCATACAACACACACATCTTTTGAACCCCGCTCTTCTTCACGATTTGTTCGGTAAGCTGCCGGTGGATTACAGAGAGAAGTGGGCAGCATATAAAAGTGCTAAAGTTTATGTCGATTTTAGAACTTTCGGGATGTTTATGAGCTCTATCGTAGAGCTAGCGTTTGACGCAAGCAAATCGTTCAAATCACAACAAAACCCGGAGGAACGGGAGGAACTCGATTTCATACAGATTCATTCAAAAGCATCATATAGGGGGGAAAAACTCCTTCCAACAGTGGTGGCCAAGAAGATAAACCTAAAAAAATGACTTGTGTTGCGTGCGGAATGGAAGGTCATCGGGCTCACGATTGTCAGCAGTTCAGATCATTGAACGTCGACCAAAGACACAAATTTATCAACCAGAACTCATTGTGAAAAACCTGATTAAACCAGCATGGTAGATGGCCTTGTTAGAACTGGCAAGGCTGCTGAATTGCGGGCTGCCGATTACGGCACCATACCCTTCTACATTCTGTGACGCAGGTCAGTTCAGTTGCAGTTTCCACTAGTCATTTGGATCAAAGGCAGACTACTGATGGTCCATTGTTTAAAATATTACCTGTTACGTTTTTTTAGCCAAATGGGAGGATCGAAATATTTGCGTTTATAGATGAAGGCTCTCAAACTTACCCTCTTGAAAGAGGACGTCGCTTCCAAACTTGGAATTTCTGGACCATGTGAATCACTACAGTTGGACAGGAAATGTTACGCGCAGTAAATCCCAATCCCAACGACTGCTGGTGGTTATTTCTGAATCGAGAATAAATCAGCAATTTAAGCTCGTCGACGCTCGCACGGCACAATAAATAGGACAGCCCGAAagagtggccaaaactaccaaaaggtcAATTTTAGATTTGGGCgtgtaaaatgtgatgaatacaccacggtgcttcatttaccgttattatgaaaaaaatataccatTCAATCGGAAGCCGCCATTCGATTCCTACTATAATTCTACGCTTctagacaaattttcaaaaaatctttggtGCGATTTTCGAGTTATGCCGTTTTTAAGTTTTTCGGTGAACAACGCCTTGTTAACCCGTTTTGGCCCTGGACGatttcaaattataaaattcACTGTTTCcttgtttttcaaccgatttgcatgaaTTTTGAGATAAGATGTTTTATATTCTATATTTTTGTGTAGATGTATTGAACTGGTGACAGGATCTATGGGGACAgttttatcacagacaaacagacgtaacagcctgaacatttttctgaaaaatccatcgctcaactcctctaccaccatcttgcgagcatgttacacgaaacgatgtttcgtatgacatcgtcaccagaaggcgctggagtggaATGTCAAACCCGAAGGATTACgacactagcgcctctagttgtgaattgcgtagtcaatcaaatttaaattgatcgttgaagtcatggtcgatggtattttctctagtgttacgtctgtttgtctgtggttttatCGTGGGTTTGCGATTTGGGCGATTTGGGCGATTCAGCGATTTGGGCGTTCTTTTGGACGCACGACTAACATTCAATCAGCACATTTCTTCCATTATATCCAAAGCTTCACGTCAAATGGGATTCATCACGAAAGTGTCCCGTGATTTCACCGACCGTCATTGCCTCAAAGCACTTTATTGTGCATTAGTACGACCAATACTGGAAAACTCAGCTGTTGTGTGGACTCCTTACAATCTATTGTGGATTGCCAGAATTGAAAGCGTTCAACGAAGATTCATCCGCGTTGCGCTAAGAGATCTACCATGGAGAGATTCGCTAAATCTTCCTCCGTACGTAGAGCGTTGTCGGCTTCTGGGACTTGATACGCTGCTTCGACGCCGAAAGATTCTGCAGGCTTCACTAGTTGCTAAAATATTAATAGGTGAGATTTATGCTTCTGAACTCCTGTCCCGGATCGAATTTCGTACCATTGGTAGACAACTGCGATCTTCGTCTTTGCTGATGACCAGATTCCATCGTACGACATACGGATTCCACGAACCGCTTACATCGTGTGTTCGAATTTTCTCTTTGGTAGACGATCTCTTCGATTTTGGGGAAAATTGAAGATTGTTCATTAGTAGGGTAGAAAGGTCCGGAAGACTAAACTAGTTATCTAAGACATTCATGTAGACTACTGTCAgatgaattaaataaataataataacaataataataattgatcagcatcagaagttagttttaATATAATTAAATCACCAGGatatggttccggatgttccgggaacctggttcacGCACAGAAATTTATTCCAATTGAAATAATAATATCGTTTTTTATATTCaaatgattgaaattatttgaatttaccTCAATTATTATTGGTTTCATAATATTTGTTTACatgattttaaaacaaaataatgtttgtttcaATAATACGATTTATAAcaatattattgtaaaaactaatataatttatttttgaatcaataaaatttgatttaaatttaatgTGTAGTTACTTTTTGTCACCCTATGCAGCAACCTTCGTAACGGAATGACACCAGCATAACGCTCGCATAACATTTTCGAAAAAGAAGAACGCTCGCATAaatgtcaaaaacaaaaatgtttgttttttttttgttaggtACCGGAACAGTTTATAATTTAAATCTACCAAACTAAATTTACTCAGCAGCTATTGAAAATATAGGTAAgttaaataattcattattaATGTCTATTGATAAAAATAAATCTCTTCGTAAAAGGTTTGATGGTGGGAAAAGTTTCTCGAATGCAGGAGAAGCCGATGGCAGGAACACAAGCATCCGGGACATTCTCAACAGAAGCAGCCAACTCGATCGACTTTCTAGTCAGCAATGATGACAACAGGATGTGTATGAAACAAGGCGATCACTGTGACTTGCAAGTAAGTTTCTCGGACAATCCAACCAACACCCAGCTATGCTGTGTAAATAACAAGAGCACAATGATATGTAGATGGTGCATGGATACGGATACCAAGGATACCAATACGGATACCAAGGTTATCAAAGTTCTAACAACAGATACGACACGATGGCGGCCGGGGCGTCATTGCAACTGGTACAAGCGTTCCTGTACAATCCACTCATCATCTGCAACATATCTACTAACATCACAGTCAACGAGGGATCAATACGGATAACTCAAAACTACTTTTGGCGGAACAACCTGAAGGATTATCAGTCTGGAGGCCAATGCTGTTAATTATAAGTGAATGCGAGGTGTTCTATTAGATCTCATGTATTGTGAGTACATTTAAGTGTTTCTTGTTGCTATGATGCTATATGTGCATGTCATATGTGTTTATTCCAAAGTCTTAATGTATCTCAGTATCTTAATATGTggttttttgacaattttgaatcATTCAATGGACTTTCATTCAAATAGGTGATGATTGGAAGAAATATATAAGGAATATGTAAAAAGTCCCTGTTGAAGATGTAGTACAAATCGTTAATATTTTTGCTTTACAAATTTATTGCCTCTAAGAAACTAATAAATAAGAGAATCAGGTGACTGATATTTTTATAAGATAAAAGAAGGCATTGGAATAAACACATGTGAAATGCACAAATAGCAACATGATTTAGTCACTCtaaaaaagaaattaaagaatCCCTGAAGTTAAATGATATATCTTTTAATTATAACAATTATACcccaaatgaatttaaaaataaaggatcattaaaacaaaaatattttggatGTATTTTTAATGAGAAAGCAAATTAAAACAATAAGAAATCtcttttaaaaataacaatatttttgttATTAGTGAGTTACACGTTACCAGTGCAGCTAAGTTTCAAACCATTATACCAATCCAgatttaaacatattttctttTAATTCCAACAATACCTGATTTTGGAAACAAATATGTTTTCTTATTACCGCCAAAACAATGttaaattctttttgaatttacataaaatattattgtttttacaatagttttttctgcgtgttcCCTGGGgtagtggacacttttcaagtggtgtaaaacccagtcttgcgacatatcaaacttcatggtatTGGAAGACAATCCTAAAATatgagtttttgggaggttttggacacattggccacatccggaagtgttcccgggaacctggttccctcaagaaagtggacaaatatcgcctagcaccaaaacccatcttgcgacatatcaaactccatgattttgaaagacaagcgcaatagatgagtttttgagagattttggacacattggccacgtccggaagtgttcccgggaacctggtacCCCAAAAAATagtggacaaatcttgcctagtatcaaaacccatcttgcgacatatcaaactccatgattttgaaatacaagctcaatagatgagtttttgagaggttttggacacattggccacatccggaagtgttctcgggagcctggttccctcaaggaagtggacaaatttcgattactaccgaaacccatcttgcgtcATGTCAAACTCaacgattttgaaagacaagtacaaaacatgattttttgaaaggtttgatatgtcgcaagatggccAATCAAAATTTGACCGCTTCCCTGAGACACTCAGGCTCCCTGGAACACTCCCGAACGTGACCagcccaaaatctctcaaaaactcatcaattgagcttgtctttcaaaatcatggagtttgatatgtcgcaagatgggttttgatgctaggcaagatttgtccactttctagAGGGAACTCTTCCgaacatgtgtccaaaacctctcaaaaactcatctattacgcttgtctttcaaaatcatgaagtttgatatgtcgcaagatgggtttcggtgctaatcgaaatttgttcacttccttgagggaaccaggctcccgggaacacttccatTATCGAACATACAGTTTTCGCATGATTCTCCTATTGACCCATTCGAATGACACTGGTGAAAAGTGTTGCATCTCTGTATTCATGGGTGTGAAATCTAGCGGGCGCGGTCCACTCGACCCACTCTGTGCGGTCCACTTTacccgctctgcgcggtccatTTGACCCACTCTGCGTGGTCCATTTGAACCGCTCTGCTTGGTCTATGTGGCCCGCTCTGCGCGATCTTGAATGTCCGCTCAGTTACAGTGCTTCACACTTTTCCTCTGCTGTTTCACTTCACTAACAGTATTTTCCCACTCACCTGAACAGCAAGTAATCTGTTTTCTTCAATTAGTTTAGCAATCCTGATAAAAATAAACTCTAACAGGTCCCCTTTTCAACAAAATTGCTTTATTAGGTTCCTCTTGGCGTTGCAACGATGAAATTGCAACTCATGACAGGATCGCCATTGTGGAAATCTAATATAATGCTGTGAAAAGGAACCACTTGAGTAGCACGTCTTGCCTGTCAGATTGCTTGGAGCtcaatagaccaatgcaaactctaacttaacctcacttattttgacagttcacagagcttgtttacaaggtgttagaagaaaaatcgatgaagggaaaattaaaattcatatttttagtttaaaattgctgtgatccgaatattttagtgttattctttgcattcagcaagAAATCCATCGCAAAgaacatctacatgcgaataaaatgacgaaacatttttatcggaagctgcgccggaggctaagtcccggaggaaaagctctgtgaactgtcaacctacgtcatcatgcactggtcaaTTAGGAAGAGATATCCTGGGTTGCTACGATGCTTGAATACTTGCAATGAAGGCAAATGCGTAGAATTGTCATATGACCGCTACAACGTGGCATGCTCTGTTTATGTTTATCGAGTAGTACCACACAGTTATGTATGATGTGCTGTCgaatcagtgttatctgttaaaATGTAATACTATGATCgcactagggccttgtaacatgttattcggctatcttgatgagctttcttttgtcgataatttgaataacatgttattcaggccatagtgcgaacatagtattagtaaataaatgaatgaaacacATCAATAATGTGAGCAGTTACGCAAGTATATTTGTATTCAAATTCAACTCCTTAAAAGTATTTTTGAGAGGGTCACAAACGGGAGCTCAAAAATGGCACTCCAAAATAGGGTCACACTCGTCGTCAGCCCAATCGTCCCCCATATCCAGTAGAATAGATTAATCACACTGAAATGTGAACCCGATTTAGCTGGCGCCACTGACGCCATCATCAGTAGTAATACATGCAGGAGATACATGGTGAACGATAGTCGAGATAGCGGCTGCCAAGCTGGTGCTCCAAGGAACTCATCTAATAGACCACCTTTGCCGTTCACACATGCCATGATTATCCACATGACGCAGCAGCAGAAAACCGAACGGGACAGCGGTTCGAAGAACGCATCAATCACATGAGAAAACTCTCCGGCGTCGGTAGCGTAGATCTGATAGTTGCCGAACACAATAAGGGCAAGCAACGCGAAACATGTCGCCCAGCCGATGGTCCAATAGCGCTTAGGCAGGTTGACTCCAGTTAAGCTAGTCTTGTgcagaaaatatccaaacacaATACCCCACAGCCAAACGGCCATGCGTGCATGTGTCGGATAGTATGTCAGCGCATATCTTCGACTGTCGTTTGCCGGTGCGAAAGGACTCATACGGTATTCGTTGACTAGGAATGTGGCCAAAACACATGCCATCGATAGCACTGCGAGACCTATAGTGGCCGCAAGAGCCCGCTTTCCATATCGCCACACTGGGTAAATCAAGGCCGGAGCGATGATGTACAGCTGCATATCGACGGAAAGGTACCACGTCCACGTCAAACACTGAGAAAGAAAACAAATATTGAGAAAGTATAAAAATGATTAGATAGTTGCGTAGTCTACTTACCATGCTGTTCGGGTAGACATAGTTCTGAACATGTAGCAGTGCGGCCCACCAGTTGGTCATGCAAGATTCCTTGAAACCTTCCATATGAACCTTCCATAATACACCTTCGCCCATATATTTTGCAAAGGATACGACGAATAAAATCATGGCCGCGTATGGAGCCGTTATTCTGATATATCGATGCAAATACAGCATCAATGGAttgatttttccttttttgtcTAGTTCTCGAAGCATACTCATCGCTACCAGCATTCCACTGAGTACAAGGAACGTATCCACTGCCAGATAACCAGTGAAATGTAGAACTGAAGGTACAAAACCCCCAATATACTTCCACAAAGTTGGATTGTTTTCCCACAAAACTACAAACAAGAGTTCGTGGATATGAACTAATATGATCCAGATCATGGATAGCGCCCGAATACCGTGTGCACACTCAATCATGCTCGACTTCTGCTGAGAATTTTTGGCTCGTGGAACTAATTGAAGTATGCTTCGTAAGTTTCCTAGCAATGAAAAAGACTTGTATAACGGATTGGCGTCCCGCTTCATCAATTCCATTATGAGTTCATACGACGTGCTACCTAATACGCAAAGTGCTATGATGGAGCACAGTACACTAGAAGGAGGGTAGACAAAGCATTAATCAatggacatgattgatttgTTTTATACGTACATTGCTGTAATCAGTGCTCCATCATACAAAACTTCCTCGTCTCTTATGCACAATAGTTCCTGCGTAACCATCGGTACAAGTATAGCACCCTGTGTGTTAAGAAAACCTGCGTACAACAGCTGCACAAAATCTGGGGTGCACATATGAGGGACACAAAGCCCGGAAATCAATGGATCCATGTCGCTTGGAAATGCTCCAATAAAAGTACAGTGCTGCATTCGAACAGGTTCGATATCACGACATTGATCAACATTGCCTAATGCGTATCCGTTCTGATGGTACAGTCCCGAAGGAATCTTTCCCCAAGAATCGAACCCTGAGGTATATAAAAATTTAGTTCACTGAACACATAAATAAGCAGATACGTACACTGCAATCCGAGACGATCGCGGTCCAGATAGGCCGCAGCCAGTTGCCGCATTGCATTCACACATTGCGGTTCGGCGGACTCCTCCGCGGTTGCATCGTCGATGACTGCAAGATAGTCCACGAAGC
Encoded proteins:
- the LOC134211776 gene encoding nose resistant to fluoxetine protein 6-like, which encodes MWPNWFVSLTLLSSATFPTERLLRDRGNTTSRNAEFSVEEVLLLNRRFVDYLAVIDDATAEESAEPQCVNAMRQLAAAYLDRDRLGLQWFDSWGKIPSGLYHQNGYALGNVDQCRDIEPVRMQHCTFIGAFPSDMDPLISGLCVPHMCTPDFVQLLYAGFLNTQGAILVPMVTQELLCIRDEEVLYDGALITAIVLCSIIALCVLGSTSYELIMELMKRDANPLYKSFSLLGNLRSILQLVPRAKNSQQKSSMIECAHGIRALSMIWIILVHIHELLFVVLWENNPTLWKYIGGFVPSVLHFTGYLAVDTFLVLSGMLVAMSMLRELDKKGKINPLMLYLHRYIRITAPYAAMILFVVSFAKYMGEGVLWKVHMEGFKESCMTNWWAALLHVQNYVYPNSMCLTWTWYLSVDMQLYIIAPALIYPVWRYGKRALAATIGLAVLSMACVLATFLVNEYRMSPFAPANDSRRYALTYYPTHARMAVWLWGIVFGYFLHKTSLTGVNLPKRYWTIGWATCFALLALIVFGNYQIYATDAGEFSHVIDAFFEPLSRSVFCCCVMWIIMACVNGKGGLLDEFLGAPAWQPLSRLSFTMYLLHVLLLMMASVAPAKSGSHFSVINLFYWIWGTIGLTTSVTLFWSAIFELPFVTLSKILLRS